The Antennarius striatus isolate MH-2024 chromosome 20, ASM4005453v1, whole genome shotgun sequence genome includes a region encoding these proteins:
- the ube3c gene encoding ubiquitin-protein ligase E3C, with product MFSFEGDFKTRPRVSLGGASKKEEKASLLHRTQEERRKREDERKRLKNAIIIQSYIRGYQDMKRQYATQRASFDECVSLTMAGGSQHLLDGPGLCLLSRQLIFFYRQSVDAQRLIWLCQNLVKTNSQFVKLLVGPQRQTCMFQIKRILGFCCRLLQNCGDDNLNVAVPMRMLEIFSSEKTFLSVIPDANYVASLLEQILHYMVQKGYYKSLYILVNHRLPSSLEYSDAPSVPLASTLLEHILKPLHFTYSSCTTGARQFVFAAFTKEFISAPFTEQIFHFFIPALSDVRFSFPFEAFLSSLQGTIDSSSAPQTQAPWVFYFVLSAGENSLGSLSEEGLLLYLRALQTLLPLLPVSESSSRPEVNSDSEDDDDADIHPPHMQDDSRISVQLITDECIHKLDTKHQTNTLLNLVWRDSASEEVFTMMASICHTLMVQFRLMVPKVRLLYSLAFNARFLRHLWYLITSMKTKMITGSMVPLLHLISRGSPMSFEDSNRIIPLFYLFSSLFSHSLISVHDSEFFGHEMEGQLQSSMMPFTLSELVTLSRCLRDACLGIIKLAYPETKTEHREQYMAAFRSVGVKTNIEVQQRIQTEQKRWVQLFKVITNLVKMIKARDIRRPFCPAGHWLSDEVNIRADKVTQLYVPSARNVWRTRRMGHIGPLQSTLDVGSVPPPLSVSEERHLAILTELPFVVPFEERVKIFQKLIYADKREVQGDGPFPDGINVTIRRNYIYEDAYDKLSPENEPDLKKRIRVHLLNAHGLDEAGIDGGGIFREFLSELLKSGFNPNQGFFKTTNDSLLYSSPAAEMLIGDSFTRHYYFLGRILGKALYENMLVELPFASFFLSKLLGTSADVDIHHLASLDPEMYRNLLFLKSYEGDVEELGLNFTVVNNDLGEAQVVELKPGGKDIPVTTANRIAYIHLVADYRLNKQIRPHCLAFRQGLANVVNLEWLRMFDQQEIQVLISGAHVPICLDDLKKFTKYSGGYSETHPVIQIFWEVVEGFTDEEKRKLLKFVTSCSRPPLLGFKELYPVFCIHNGGADLERLPTASTCMNLLKLPEFCDQQLMRNKLLYAIESSSGFELS from the exons TATGCAACTCAGAGGGCCAGTTTTGATGAGTGTGTCAGCCTGACAATGGCAGGAGGATCTCAGCATCTCTTGGACGGTCCAGGTCTCTGTCTTTTATCAAGACAGCTGATATTTTTCTACAGACAAAGTGTGGATGCACAGAGATTG aTTTGGTTGTGCCAGAACCTGGTGAAAACTAACAGTCAGTTTGTGAAGCTATTAGTGGGCCCACAGAGACAAACATGTATGTTTCAGATTAAGAGAATCTTGGGCTTCTGCTGCAG ACTCCTACAAAACTGCGGGGATGACAATTTAAATGTGGCAGTTCCAATGCGGATGCTAGAAATCTTTTCCTCAGAGAAAACCTTTCTTTCCGTTATTCCAGATGCTAACTATGTAGCTTCATTACTCGAGCAGATTTTGCACTATATGGTACAGAAAG GATATTACAAGTCGCTGTATATTCTTGTGAATCACAGGCTCCCGTCCAGTCTGGAGTACAGCGACGCTCCCTCTGTCCCTCTAGCAAGCACATTGTTGGAGCACATCCTCAAACCTCTGCACTTTACCTACTCCTCCTGCACAACAGGCGCAAG GCAGTTTGTATTTGCAGCCTTTACTAAGGAGTTTATCTCTGCACCGTTCACTGAGCAGATCTTTCACTTCTTTATCCCGGCACTGTCGGATGTGCGTTTCTCATTCCCATTCGAGGCCTTCCTGAGCTCCCTGCAGGGCACCATCGACTCCTCTTCGGCACCACAGACCCAGGCACCGTGGGTGTTTTACTTTGTCCTCTCTGCAGGAGAAAACAGCTTAG GCTCACTATCAGAGGAGGGTCTACTGTTGTACCTTCGGGCTCTGCAGACGTTGCTGCCTTTGCTGCCAGTGTctgagagcagcagcagaccaGAAGTTAACAGCGACTCTGAGGACGACGATGATGCTGACATTCACCCGCCTCATATGCAA GATGACAGCAGAATCTCTGTCCAGCTGATCACAGACGAGTGTATCCATAAGCTGGACACCAAGCATCAGACAAACACCCTGTTGAACCTGGTTTGGAGGGATTCGGCCAGTGAGGAAGTTTTCACCATGATGGCATCCATCTGTCACACTCTGATGGTTCAGTTTCGCCTCATGGTGCCAAAAGTCAG ACTTCTGTATAGTTTAGCTTTCAATGCACGTTTCCTGAGGCATCTCTGGTACCTGATTACTTCCATGAAAACGAAAATGATCACCGG CTCCATGGTGCCGCTGCTACATCTGATCTCACGAGGGTCTCCCATGTCTTTTGAGGACTCCAACCGCATCATTCCCCTCTTTTACCTCTTCAGCTCTCTTTTCAGCCATTCCCTTATCTCGGTCCATGATAGCGAGTTTTTCGGTCATGAAATGGAAG GTCAATTGCAGTCGTCCATGATGCCCTTCACGCTGTCAGAGCTGGTGACTCTGTCTCGCTGTCTGAGGGACGCTTGCCTGGGAATCATCAAGCTGGCATACCCCGAAACCAAAACGGAGCACCGTGAGCAGTACATGGCTGCTTTCCGTAGCGTCGGCGTGAAGACCAACATCGAGGTCCAGCAGCGCATCCAGACTGAACAAAAACGCTGGGTGCAGCTctttaag GTCATCACTAACTTGGTGAAGATGATTAAAGCTCGTGACATTAGACGACCCTTCTGTCCCGCAGGCCATTGGCTCTCCGACGAGGTCAACATCCGAGCAGATAAG GTCACCCAACTGTACGTCCCATCTGCGAGGAACGTGTGGCGGACACGACGGATGGGACACATAGGACCACTTCAGTCCACGCTGGATG tTGGCTCAGTGCCTCCCCCGCTGTCAGTGTCTGAGGAGAGACATCTCGCCATCCTGACGGAGCTACCCTTTGTGGTCCCCTTTGAGGAGCGAGTGAAG ATCTTCCAGAAGTTAATCTATGCTGACAAACGCGAGGTGCAAGGGGATGGGCCATTTCCCGATGGCATCAATGTCACCATCAGACGCAACTACATCTATGAAGATGCCTATGATAAACTCTCTCCAGAAAACG AACCGGACCTGAAGAAGCGTATTCGAGTTCACCTGCTGAACGCCCACGGCCTGGATGAGGCTGGCATCGACGGTGGTGGTATCTTTCGCGAGTTCCTCAGTGAACTCCTCAAGTCGGGCTTCAATCCCAACCAGGGCTTCTTCAAGACGACCAACGACAGCCTGCTGTACTCCAGCCCCGCCGCGGAGATGCTGATCGGAGACTCGTTCACCAGGCATTACTACTTTCTGGGCAGGATACTTGGGAAG GCGCTGTACGAGAACATGCTAGTGGAGCTGCCCTTTGCCAGCTTCTTCCTGTCCAAGCTACTGGGAACCAGTGCGGACGTGGACATCCACCACCTGGCCTCACTCGACCCAGAGATGTACCgcaacctcctcttcctcaagaGCTATGAGGGTGACGTGGAGGAGCTGGGTCTCAACTTCACGGTGGTAAACAACGACCTGGGAGAGGCTCAG GTGGTGGAGTTGAAGCCCGGAGGCAAAGACATTCCTGTTACCACAGCCAACCGGATCGCTTACATCCATCTAGTGGCGGACTACAGACTGAACAAGCAGATCAGGCCTCACTGCCTTGCCTTCAGACAGGGCCTTGCAAACGTGGTCAACCTGGAGTGGCTGCGCATGTTTGACCAGCAGGAGATCCAG GTGCTGATATCTGGGGCTCATGTGCCCATTTGTCTTGATGACCTGAAAAAGTTCACAAAATACTCAG GTGGGTACTCTGAAACTCACCCGGTCATCCAGATCTTTTGGGAGGTGGTCGAAGGCTTCACAGACGAGGAAAAGCGCAAGCTGCTCAAGTTTGTCACCAGCTGCTCCAGACCTCCTCTGCTGGGATTCAAG gAGCTTTACCCGGTCTTCTGCATCCACAACGGGGGAGCTGACCTGGAGCGCCTACCCACAGCCAGCACCTGCATGAACCTGCTCAAGCTCCCGGAATTCTGCGACCAGCAGCTGATGAGGAACAAGCTTTTGTACGCCATTGAATCCTCCTCTGGGTTTGAGCTGAGCTGA